In one window of Streptomyces sp. NBC_01224 DNA:
- a CDS encoding RidA family protein — MQQHYVRPDGLPPVNGYSHAVSFSGSMVAVSGQVPLDGQGQLVGPDDPEAQVRQVFENLKTALAAAGAGMEQVVKLTFYLTDLADLEALRRVRDEYISLEKPPASSLVRVSALVNPAFRVEIDALAAV, encoded by the coding sequence ATGCAGCAGCACTACGTCCGGCCTGACGGTCTACCTCCGGTCAACGGGTACAGCCATGCGGTCTCGTTCAGCGGCAGCATGGTCGCCGTCTCCGGTCAGGTGCCGCTGGACGGGCAGGGGCAGCTTGTCGGACCGGACGACCCGGAGGCCCAGGTTAGGCAGGTTTTCGAGAACCTCAAGACAGCTCTCGCTGCGGCCGGCGCAGGCATGGAACAGGTCGTCAAGCTGACGTTCTACTTGACTGATCTCGCAGACCTGGAGGCCCTCAGGCGGGTGCGCGACGAGTACATCTCGCTGGAGAAGCCGCCTGCCAGTTCGCTGGTGCGGGTCAGCGCCCTGGTGAACCCGGCGTTCCGAGTCGAGATCGATGCGCTGGCCGCAGTCTGA
- a CDS encoding serine hydrolase domain-containing protein — translation MRSTSPAAEPHHPHLPDQPDRQHRRTGKRRLAAAAATLLTAGAAVAIPLLADAHEATAPGYRQDDLRRDTDAIQALGVTGVQTRVTTRPGRDLVATSGVAEADTDRPVPRNGYFRMASTGKALVATVVLQLVDEHKLALDDTVDRWLPGLVDGNGNDGRRITIRQLLQHTSGIHDDDLPGYTTPQEYYDRRYDTYTPQQIVALAMRHRPDPPGTGWSYSNTGYALLDMIIEKVTDRPWHQEVQDRVLKPLGMDHTYLPGSTPTLRRPHANGYQLFPSGERVDVTKVILPDPGGYVSTTADVNRFFQALLGGELLPQARLAEMQDTVPVNKKIQVFWPHGRYGLGLVNRPLSCGGSYWSHEGGDAGYITLNGATDDGSRAVTVSMSTALGDSPDNALRQEQAASNLLDHALCDTPGSGQDT, via the coding sequence ATGAGATCCACAAGCCCGGCCGCCGAGCCGCACCACCCGCACCTACCCGACCAGCCCGATCGGCAGCACCGCCGCACCGGCAAACGGAGGCTGGCCGCCGCTGCGGCCACCCTCCTCACTGCCGGCGCGGCCGTCGCCATCCCACTGCTGGCCGACGCGCACGAAGCAACCGCGCCCGGATACCGGCAAGACGATCTGCGCCGGGACACCGACGCCATCCAGGCGCTGGGGGTTACCGGCGTCCAGACACGGGTGACCACCCGCCCTGGCCGGGATCTGGTCGCCACCAGCGGCGTCGCCGAGGCGGACACGGACCGTCCGGTGCCCCGCAACGGCTACTTCCGGATGGCCAGCACCGGCAAGGCGCTTGTGGCCACCGTGGTCCTGCAACTGGTCGACGAGCACAAGCTGGCGCTCGACGACACGGTGGACCGCTGGCTGCCCGGCTTGGTGGACGGCAACGGCAACGACGGACGCCGGATCACCATCCGCCAGCTCCTCCAGCACACCAGCGGCATCCACGACGACGATCTCCCCGGCTACACCACCCCGCAGGAGTACTACGACCGCCGATACGACACCTACACACCCCAACAGATCGTCGCGCTGGCGATGAGGCACCGCCCGGACCCACCCGGCACCGGGTGGAGCTACTCCAACACCGGCTACGCCCTGCTCGACATGATCATCGAGAAGGTCACAGATCGCCCCTGGCACCAGGAGGTCCAGGACCGGGTCCTGAAACCGCTCGGCATGGACCACACCTACCTGCCCGGCAGCACGCCCACACTCCGCCGACCACACGCCAACGGCTACCAGCTCTTCCCCTCCGGCGAACGGGTCGACGTCACCAAGGTGATCCTCCCCGACCCCGGCGGCTACGTCTCCACCACTGCGGATGTCAACCGCTTCTTCCAGGCCCTGCTCGGCGGCGAGTTGCTGCCCCAGGCACGACTGGCCGAGATGCAGGACACCGTCCCGGTCAACAAGAAAATCCAGGTGTTCTGGCCACACGGACGCTACGGCCTCGGCCTGGTCAACCGGCCCCTGTCCTGCGGCGGCAGCTACTGGAGCCACGAAGGAGGCGATGCCGGCTACATCACCCTGAACGGCGCCACCGACGATGGCAGCCGCGCCGTCACCGTCTCCATGTCCACCGCTCTGGGCGACTCGCCCGACAACGCACTCCGACAGGAGCAAGCCGCCAGTAACCTCCTCGACCACGCGCTATGCGACACCCCCGGCAGCGGGCAGGACACGTAA
- a CDS encoding IS1380 family transposase, with the protein MKKRIGSYPRVRIEGGGSGVVSQAGGVLLVETARKTGLDTEISAALRPWRRPRAVHDPGKILLDVALAVALGGDCLADAGLLRAEPAVFGPVASDPTVSRLIDTLAAAGDKALTAIRSARAEVREYVWTLAKDAAPDRGGQVIVDLDGVLVLAHSDKQDAAATWKKSFGHHPLMGFVDHGSGGTGEPVAALLRPGNAGSNTAADHITATQLALAQLPKRHRRGRSTLIRTDSAGGTHEFLAWLTKRGRWLSYSVGMTITEQIHQAVLKVPASAWTPAVEPGGEIRDGAWTAELDGDTLKGWPKGMRLIVRKERPHPGAQLRFTDADGLRLTCFATNTTGGKITDLELRHRRRARAEDRIRNARATGLRNLPLHETAQNRIWLEIVQLALDLLAWMPMLALTGKPRLWEPRRLRLRLFSAAAQLITTARQRHLRFAHHWPWTDVITDAIRRLDTLPNPR; encoded by the coding sequence GTGAAGAAGCGTATCGGGTCCTATCCGCGTGTCCGCATCGAGGGCGGCGGGAGCGGGGTGGTCTCGCAGGCTGGCGGAGTACTGCTGGTCGAGACTGCCCGTAAGACCGGCCTGGATACCGAGATATCGGCGGCGCTGAGGCCGTGGCGGCGGCCTCGGGCGGTGCACGATCCGGGCAAGATCCTGCTGGATGTGGCTCTCGCGGTCGCGCTGGGCGGGGACTGCCTGGCCGATGCGGGACTGCTGCGGGCCGAGCCGGCCGTGTTCGGGCCGGTGGCCTCCGACCCAACGGTCTCCCGGCTGATCGACACCCTCGCCGCGGCCGGGGACAAGGCCCTGACCGCGATCCGCTCGGCGCGCGCCGAAGTGCGCGAGTACGTCTGGACGTTGGCCAAAGATGCGGCGCCGGATAGGGGCGGCCAGGTGATTGTGGACCTGGACGGAGTGCTGGTCCTGGCCCACTCCGACAAGCAGGACGCGGCCGCGACCTGGAAGAAGTCGTTTGGACATCACCCCCTGATGGGCTTCGTCGACCACGGAAGCGGTGGCACCGGGGAGCCGGTGGCAGCACTGTTGCGGCCGGGGAACGCGGGATCCAACACCGCCGCCGACCACATCACCGCCACTCAACTCGCTTTGGCCCAGCTCCCCAAGCGTCACCGGCGCGGCCGGTCCACACTGATCCGTACCGACTCCGCGGGCGGCACCCATGAGTTCCTCGCCTGGCTCACGAAACGGGGCCGGTGGCTGTCGTACTCGGTCGGGATGACCATCACTGAGCAGATTCATCAGGCCGTGTTGAAGGTCCCGGCCTCCGCCTGGACCCCAGCGGTCGAGCCGGGCGGCGAGATCCGCGACGGCGCCTGGACCGCCGAACTCGACGGCGACACACTCAAGGGCTGGCCGAAGGGGATGCGGCTGATCGTCCGCAAGGAACGGCCCCACCCCGGCGCCCAGTTGCGCTTCACCGACGCCGACGGCCTGCGGCTCACCTGCTTCGCCACCAACACGACGGGCGGGAAGATCACGGACCTGGAACTGAGGCACCGCCGACGGGCGAGGGCAGAGGACCGCATTCGGAACGCACGGGCCACCGGCCTGCGGAACCTGCCCCTGCACGAGACCGCACAGAACCGGATCTGGCTGGAGATCGTCCAGCTCGCCCTCGACCTGCTCGCCTGGATGCCGATGCTCGCTCTGACCGGCAAACCCCGCCTCTGGGAGCCCCGCCGCCTGCGGTTGCGGCTGTTCTCCGCCGCTGCCCAACTCATCACCACCGCCCGCCAACGGCACCTGCGATTCGCCCACCACTGGCCATGGACCGACGTGATCACAGACGCGATCAGACGGCTCGACACCCTCCCGAACCCACGCTGA
- a CDS encoding PadR family transcriptional regulator: MGTDELILSQAQELRRGTVVLACLALLEEPQYGYALLETLGDAGLAVDGNTLYPLLRRLEKQGLLISEWNTDESRPRKFYRVSPEGARVRAGLLREWQDLGASISRLTKGDR; encoded by the coding sequence GTGGGCACCGATGAACTGATCCTCAGCCAGGCCCAGGAGCTACGCCGCGGCACGGTCGTCTTGGCCTGCCTGGCGCTCCTGGAGGAGCCGCAGTACGGCTACGCGCTCCTGGAAACGCTCGGCGATGCCGGGCTCGCCGTCGACGGCAACACCCTCTATCCGCTGCTGCGCCGCCTGGAGAAGCAGGGGTTGCTCATCAGCGAGTGGAATACCGACGAGTCCAGACCGCGCAAGTTCTACCGGGTCAGCCCCGAGGGCGCCCGGGTCCGCGCCGGACTGCTGCGCGAGTGGCAGGACCTCGGCGCCTCGATATCACGACTGACCAAGGGGGACCGTTGA
- a CDS encoding permease prefix domain 1-containing protein encodes MSKLHASGTGTLTDRYVVEVVRRIPTDQRGDVADELRATIADTVEARGPADPETAEREVLTEMGDPIRLAARYADRPLALIGPGLYPTYVRLLTVLLSTVLPVVTAVSAGLDVLDGQGVGEVIGGAVGAVLSVGAQMIAWLTVVFALIERSGKRPGVGGEAWTPDDLPDRGVPKERGAAAHVRVAWHALLIALIVWQHTAQPYQTDGGTRLDVLDPGLWSGWIWPILAGLVGLVTLDAIRAVRVWTRSLAVWSVGAEAAFALPLAWVLHRQELFNPAFLSDANGGWQAPQFFYTVAAVGVLAVSAGEVVKRFREARG; translated from the coding sequence TTGAGTAAGTTGCATGCGTCCGGCACCGGCACGCTGACCGACCGTTACGTGGTGGAGGTCGTCCGGCGCATCCCGACCGACCAGCGCGGCGACGTGGCCGACGAGCTGCGCGCCACAATCGCCGACACCGTCGAGGCCCGAGGCCCGGCCGATCCGGAGACCGCCGAGCGCGAGGTGCTCACCGAGATGGGCGACCCGATCCGGCTCGCCGCCCGGTACGCGGACCGGCCGCTCGCACTGATCGGGCCCGGGCTCTACCCGACGTACGTACGGCTCCTCACTGTCCTGCTGTCCACCGTGCTGCCGGTAGTCACCGCCGTGAGCGCGGGGCTCGACGTCCTGGACGGCCAGGGGGTCGGCGAGGTGATCGGCGGGGCCGTCGGGGCGGTGCTCTCCGTCGGCGCCCAGATGATTGCCTGGCTCACCGTGGTGTTCGCCCTGATCGAGCGGTCCGGCAAGCGGCCCGGCGTGGGCGGTGAAGCCTGGACGCCCGACGACCTGCCCGACCGCGGCGTGCCGAAGGAGCGTGGTGCGGCGGCCCACGTCCGGGTGGCGTGGCACGCGCTGCTGATCGCCCTGATCGTGTGGCAGCACACCGCGCAGCCGTACCAGACCGACGGTGGCACACGCCTCGACGTGCTCGACCCGGGCCTGTGGTCGGGGTGGATCTGGCCGATCCTGGCCGGGCTCGTCGGCCTCGTGACACTCGACGCGATCCGGGCGGTGCGGGTGTGGACGCGTTCGCTGGCGGTCTGGAGTGTTGGCGCCGAGGCGGCCTTCGCGCTGCCGCTGGCGTGGGTCCTGCATCGGCAGGAGCTGTTCAACCCGGCCTTCCTATCCGACGCCAACGGTGGCTGGCAGGCCCCCCAGTTCTTCTACACCGTGGCGGCGGTGGGGGTCCTGGCGGTGAGCGCGGGCGAGGTGGTGAAGCGGTTCCGCGAGGCGCGGGGCTGA
- a CDS encoding 2-phosphosulfolactate phosphatase — MDARFLGIADLVEAPSAAVVVDVMRAFTVAAWAFAQGAEKIVLAESLDEALALKARHPDWVALKDGPPAPGFDTVNSPGLLRSIDLVGRTVVQKTTAGTVGALAVKEAPLVLCASFVVAEATARLLRTRKSDSVTFVVTGEDGQADEDLACAQYIARRVTEAGTDAAEFLRRAAESRAAAELAEGVRQGVHPDDVALCLEVDRFPFAMVATLEGSLMVLRPRAMPSLTDEDPV, encoded by the coding sequence ATGGACGCTCGTTTCCTTGGTATCGCTGATCTGGTCGAAGCCCCGTCCGCGGCGGTCGTAGTCGACGTCATGCGTGCTTTCACCGTGGCTGCCTGGGCCTTTGCCCAGGGGGCGGAAAAGATCGTTCTTGCTGAGTCGCTGGACGAAGCCCTGGCGCTCAAGGCTCGCCACCCGGATTGGGTGGCGCTCAAAGACGGCCCGCCCGCGCCCGGGTTCGACACCGTCAACTCGCCGGGCCTGCTGCGGTCTATTGACCTTGTCGGACGGACCGTTGTGCAGAAAACCACGGCAGGGACAGTCGGCGCCCTTGCGGTCAAGGAGGCGCCGCTGGTGCTGTGCGCCAGCTTCGTGGTGGCGGAGGCAACGGCTCGGCTCTTGCGGACGCGCAAGAGTGACAGTGTCACGTTCGTGGTCACTGGCGAGGATGGGCAGGCCGATGAAGATCTGGCGTGTGCTCAATACATCGCTCGGAGGGTCACCGAGGCTGGGACGGATGCTGCTGAGTTCCTCCGCCGCGCTGCCGAGTCGCGCGCCGCTGCCGAACTGGCGGAGGGGGTGCGTCAAGGAGTCCATCCTGATGACGTTGCGCTCTGTCTTGAGGTCGACCGGTTCCCCTTTGCCATGGTGGCGACCTTGGAAGGCTCGCTCATGGTCCTGCGTCCACGCGCGATGCCTTCGCTGACTGACGAGGACCCGGTCTGA
- a CDS encoding ArsR/SmtB family transcription factor has protein sequence MTDSSERPDDSNTEADAVVLDAKGLRALAHPVRVQLVGLLRKYGPSTATRLAERLGVNSGTASYHLRQLGAAGFVQEDTERGNARERWWRSVHQSTWFSDPNLADREPEAALTYLQSVAATYTLRAQQTLNELQTMPRAWRDNFDMSDWALRLTPEETTALHQEFRDVIARYRPDTPEAAASAPKGAERVGVITHVLPELDAPAASAAPSSPQKATGTETS, from the coding sequence ATGACTGACTCAAGCGAGAGGCCGGATGACTCCAACACCGAAGCGGACGCGGTTGTTCTGGATGCCAAGGGGCTGCGCGCCCTGGCGCACCCGGTGCGCGTGCAGTTGGTAGGGCTGCTGCGGAAGTACGGCCCGTCAACGGCTACCCGCCTCGCGGAGCGACTGGGCGTGAATTCCGGCACGGCCAGCTACCACCTCCGCCAACTCGGCGCGGCAGGGTTCGTCCAGGAGGACACGGAACGCGGCAACGCGCGAGAGCGTTGGTGGCGTTCGGTGCACCAAAGTACGTGGTTCAGCGACCCGAATCTGGCCGACCGGGAACCCGAGGCCGCATTGACCTACCTGCAGTCGGTGGCCGCCACCTACACACTTCGCGCGCAGCAGACGCTCAACGAGCTTCAGACGATGCCCCGCGCGTGGCGGGACAACTTCGACATGAGCGACTGGGCTCTGCGGCTCACGCCCGAGGAGACTACTGCCCTGCACCAGGAATTCAGGGACGTCATCGCCCGCTACCGACCGGATACCCCAGAGGCGGCGGCAAGTGCCCCCAAGGGAGCTGAGCGGGTCGGCGTTATCACGCACGTTCTGCCTGAGTTGGATGCGCCCGCCGCTTCGGCGGCCCCTTCCAGCCCTCAGAAAGCGACAGGGACGGAGACGTCGTGA
- a CDS encoding MFS transporter — translation MTADVPGADGTSSKRSLRPLGGVLAAMAVSLTGTRVSAVALPWFVLVTTGSAAQTGLVAFCEMTPYVVVKAFTGPLVDRIGPRAISWTTDLASATAAAAVPVLHALNLLSFPLLLTLVALIGAARGPGDLAKEVMVPEAAERGRVPLERATGLTGVTERLASTIGPAAGGSLVALFGPLTGLVVNAGCFALGSVIIGLALPRGMGHAAEETPSQAGTGPGYWRRFGEGFTFLRSEPLLLTVIVVVGITNLLDAAFAAVLMPIWARESGNGPTAIGLTGSVLGATAVGGSLIAAMAAHRLRRRVVFFTGFLLAGAPRFLILASDAPMGAVLAVFAVSGFGAGFLNPVLGAILFERVPRRMLGRVNALGDSLAWAGIPLGGLIAGAAVASVGLVPVLLAGGASYFLTTNLTGLRPEWREMDHVRGRGAPKRRPEEDAQSTSADLMT, via the coding sequence GTGACGGCGGACGTCCCGGGTGCCGACGGCACATCCAGCAAACGCTCTTTACGGCCGCTGGGCGGGGTGCTGGCGGCCATGGCCGTGTCGCTGACCGGCACTCGGGTCTCGGCCGTTGCCTTGCCCTGGTTCGTGCTCGTCACGACCGGCAGCGCCGCCCAGACCGGGCTGGTCGCCTTCTGCGAGATGACTCCCTACGTGGTGGTCAAGGCGTTCACTGGGCCACTGGTGGACCGGATAGGCCCGCGGGCCATTTCCTGGACCACCGATCTGGCCAGCGCAACTGCCGCCGCTGCAGTTCCCGTGCTGCACGCCCTGAACCTGCTTTCCTTTCCGCTCCTGCTGACCCTGGTCGCGCTGATCGGCGCGGCCCGCGGCCCCGGCGATCTCGCCAAGGAGGTCATGGTCCCGGAGGCGGCCGAGCGCGGCCGGGTGCCGCTGGAACGGGCCACTGGGCTGACCGGCGTGACCGAGCGGCTCGCTTCCACTATCGGCCCGGCGGCCGGCGGTTCCCTGGTGGCGCTGTTCGGCCCCTTGACGGGGCTTGTCGTCAACGCCGGTTGCTTTGCTCTCGGATCCGTGATAATCGGACTGGCGCTGCCTCGCGGCATGGGGCATGCAGCTGAGGAAACCCCCTCGCAGGCCGGGACGGGACCGGGCTACTGGCGACGATTCGGCGAGGGCTTCACCTTTCTGCGCAGCGAGCCGTTGCTGCTCACTGTCATCGTCGTGGTCGGGATCACCAACCTGCTGGACGCAGCTTTCGCCGCGGTGCTCATGCCCATCTGGGCCCGAGAGTCCGGCAACGGGCCGACCGCCATCGGCTTGACGGGCAGCGTGCTGGGGGCCACGGCGGTCGGTGGGAGCCTGATCGCTGCGATGGCCGCGCACCGGCTGCGGCGCCGAGTGGTGTTCTTCACCGGATTCCTGTTGGCCGGGGCGCCGAGATTCCTGATCCTCGCCTCCGATGCGCCGATGGGAGCGGTACTGGCCGTGTTCGCCGTCAGTGGATTCGGGGCGGGCTTCCTCAACCCGGTACTGGGGGCCATCCTCTTCGAACGGGTGCCCCGCCGGATGCTGGGCCGGGTCAACGCGCTCGGCGACTCGCTGGCCTGGGCCGGTATCCCTCTCGGCGGACTGATCGCTGGGGCGGCGGTGGCCTCCGTCGGACTTGTGCCAGTGCTCCTCGCCGGCGGGGCCTCATACTTCCTCACCACGAACCTCACTGGGCTGCGGCCGGAGTGGCGCGAGATGGACCACGTGCGTGGGCGAGGCGCCCCGAAGCGGCGACCTGAGGAAGACGCTCAGTCAACCAGTGCAGATCTCATGACATGA
- a CDS encoding SDR family oxidoreductase has product MVYILPYVSCWRPSIRPPPGRGDGRRLTCHVGRVGKPDDVADIAAFLTSHDARWVTGKVIGATGGVRL; this is encoded by the coding sequence ATGGTGTACATCCTCCCGTATGTGAGCTGCTGGCGTCCCAGCATCCGGCCGCCCCCGGGCCGCGGCGACGGACGTCGCCTCACGTGCCACGTTGGCCGGGTCGGCAAGCCCGACGACGTGGCCGACATCGCCGCGTTCCTCACCTCGCACGACGCGCGGTGGGTCACTGGGAAGGTGATCGGCGCGACCGGTGGCGTCAGGCTGTGA
- a CDS encoding PadR family transcriptional regulator: MTRQNPSLTEPQYFILAALMDGPLHGYGIIKAAEQATDGRLRIAVGTLYGALERLERAGLVAAGHEEIVDGRARRYYRLTEDGTEALGREALRMQQAAAVVIGRSRDVGAAPA; the protein is encoded by the coding sequence ATGACAAGACAGAACCCGTCCTTGACGGAACCGCAGTACTTCATCCTTGCTGCGCTCATGGACGGGCCGTTGCACGGTTACGGCATCATCAAGGCTGCCGAGCAGGCCACCGACGGGCGGCTCCGGATCGCTGTCGGCACTCTCTATGGCGCGCTAGAGCGCTTGGAGCGGGCCGGGCTGGTGGCCGCTGGCCATGAGGAGATCGTGGACGGGCGGGCACGGCGCTACTACCGGCTCACGGAGGACGGCACCGAGGCGCTCGGCCGGGAGGCGCTGCGGATGCAGCAGGCGGCGGCCGTCGTCATCGGACGCTCGCGCGATGTCGGGGCGGCCCCGGCATGA
- a CDS encoding phosphatase PAP2 family protein, giving the protein MTQQDPSTLSTHPDTPGQVPGATAERSPSRTIRPRISALLCLVGFLAVYLIAVCTPFGQRAENALFNSSGANPAWIYDWSGAAYDSPALPPLEDAAMPTLVVGMAVIVAVTLVRRCWWQGCAAAGVVMATLGGTEALSKVILPRPDLVGAHVSLIEPSFPSGHVAIPAGLALGAVLIASPRIRPYVTAAGMLWLAVTAGAVQATYHHRPSDVLGSTLLACACYCLAARLLPPAAAPDVTRRPRALPAVALALSAAGALVAGARDDSVTQSLVFAAAAFLCATLFWFTTAEGPAHTARRTRPALG; this is encoded by the coding sequence ATGACTCAGCAAGACCCCTCGACCCTGTCCACGCACCCGGACACCCCCGGCCAGGTCCCGGGAGCCACGGCCGAACGCAGCCCTTCGCGGACGATACGGCCACGGATCTCAGCTCTGCTGTGCCTCGTGGGGTTTCTGGCGGTCTACCTGATCGCCGTCTGCACACCGTTCGGGCAACGGGCGGAAAATGCCCTGTTCAACAGTAGCGGCGCCAACCCGGCATGGATCTACGACTGGTCGGGGGCGGCTTACGATTCGCCGGCCCTGCCGCCGCTGGAGGACGCTGCCATGCCCACCCTGGTCGTGGGCATGGCGGTCATCGTGGCCGTCACTCTGGTCCGGAGGTGCTGGTGGCAAGGCTGCGCGGCGGCCGGAGTGGTCATGGCCACGCTCGGGGGCACGGAGGCACTCAGTAAGGTGATCCTGCCCCGCCCCGACCTGGTTGGCGCGCACGTCAGCCTCATCGAGCCGAGCTTCCCCAGTGGGCACGTGGCCATCCCCGCCGGGCTGGCCCTCGGCGCCGTCCTCATCGCTTCCCCCCGCATCCGCCCCTATGTCACGGCGGCCGGCATGCTGTGGCTCGCCGTCACCGCCGGCGCCGTCCAGGCCACCTACCACCACCGGCCCAGCGACGTACTGGGCTCCACACTGCTGGCCTGCGCCTGCTACTGCCTCGCGGCCCGGCTGCTGCCACCCGCCGCCGCACCAGACGTCACGCGGCGCCCTCGTGCGCTGCCGGCGGTCGCCCTGGCACTGTCAGCGGCCGGCGCGCTCGTCGCCGGCGCGCGGGACGACTCCGTCACACAATCGCTGGTCTTCGCAGCAGCGGCCTTCCTGTGCGCGACCCTGTTCTGGTTCACCACAGCGGAGGGGCCCGCACACACCGCACGCCGCACACGCCCCGCACTGGGGTGA
- a CDS encoding NADP-dependent oxidoreductase, translated as MKRVSFAEFGGPDVLRLVDAEEPHAGPGQVRIAVRAAGVNPVDWRIREGQILKAHPIELPSGVGLDASGVVDEVGQGVEGVEVGDHVFGEGSNTYAEFAVLSAWARMPEGLTFEEAAGYPSVVETALRIIHEVSVEAGQTLLVSGASGGVGSAVLQIARHRGIRVIGTAGAANQDYLRGLGALATTYGEGWVERVRRLGHVDAALDLAGSGVIRELVELTGDPQKVISIADLAAPEFGVRFSGVAGSVPEALAEAVGLISRGKLRIPVEKSYTLAEAVAAHIDSQTGHTRGRRVLVV; from the coding sequence ATGAAGAGAGTGAGCTTTGCTGAGTTCGGCGGTCCGGACGTCCTGCGACTCGTCGACGCCGAGGAGCCCCACGCGGGGCCCGGTCAGGTACGCATCGCCGTGCGGGCGGCGGGCGTGAACCCCGTCGACTGGAGGATCCGTGAAGGCCAGATCCTCAAGGCCCATCCGATCGAGTTGCCCTCCGGAGTCGGGCTGGACGCCTCCGGGGTGGTGGACGAGGTCGGTCAGGGCGTCGAAGGGGTCGAGGTCGGCGACCACGTGTTCGGCGAGGGCTCGAACACCTATGCCGAGTTCGCCGTGCTGTCGGCCTGGGCCCGTATGCCCGAGGGACTGACCTTCGAAGAGGCGGCCGGGTACCCCTCCGTGGTGGAGACTGCGCTGCGGATCATCCACGAGGTCAGCGTGGAGGCCGGGCAGACGCTGCTGGTCAGCGGTGCGTCCGGGGGGGTTGGATCGGCGGTGCTGCAGATCGCCCGCCACCGCGGCATCAGGGTGATCGGCACGGCTGGGGCCGCGAACCAGGACTACCTGCGCGGCCTGGGTGCCCTCGCCACGACATACGGCGAAGGCTGGGTCGAGCGGGTGCGGCGGCTCGGCCATGTCGACGCAGCTCTCGATCTGGCCGGCTCGGGCGTGATCCGCGAGCTCGTCGAGCTGACCGGGGATCCGCAGAAGGTGATCTCCATCGCCGACCTCGCCGCGCCGGAGTTCGGTGTCCGATTCTCCGGTGTGGCCGGGAGTGTGCCGGAAGCGCTCGCCGAGGCCGTCGGCCTCATCTCGCGGGGAAAGCTCCGCATCCCGGTCGAGAAGTCGTACACGCTCGCCGAGGCCGTGGCGGCGCACATCGACAGCCAGACCGGTCACACGCGCGGGCGCCGGGTCCTGGTCGTCTGA
- a CDS encoding TetR/AcrR family transcriptional regulator produces the protein MTVPSGRRERKKAATRQKIADTALRLFLERGYDTVGIRDVATEADVAVTTVFSHFASKEALVFEQDQGFEQRLTQAVTIRAPHEPLIPALRREIQALVRHCTADSAAPIWRMIDESPALREYEESMRLRHAESLATAIAADPDLSQTTTACRTIARFVIDAYSLARDAADPQTAVDEIFQMIEAAWAVTCPSGNPTGTT, from the coding sequence ATGACCGTGCCGTCCGGGCGACGCGAACGCAAGAAGGCCGCGACCCGTCAGAAGATCGCCGATACCGCCCTGCGGCTCTTCCTGGAACGCGGGTACGACACGGTGGGCATCCGCGATGTGGCCACCGAGGCCGACGTCGCCGTCACCACGGTCTTCTCCCACTTCGCCTCGAAAGAGGCCCTGGTGTTCGAGCAGGACCAAGGCTTCGAGCAACGCCTCACGCAGGCGGTCACCATCCGGGCACCGCACGAGCCGCTCATCCCCGCGCTGCGCCGGGAGATCCAGGCCCTGGTGCGACATTGCACGGCGGACAGCGCCGCCCCGATCTGGCGCATGATCGACGAATCACCCGCCCTGCGCGAGTACGAGGAGTCGATGAGGCTGCGCCATGCAGAGTCGCTGGCGACGGCCATCGCCGCCGATCCCGACCTGTCGCAGACCACAACGGCCTGCCGGACGATCGCGAGGTTCGTGATCGACGCCTACTCCCTGGCCCGTGACGCGGCCGATCCGCAGACCGCGGTGGACGAGATCTTCCAGATGATCGAGGCCGCCTGGGCCGTCACCTGCCCCTCCGGAAATCCCACCGGCACGACCTGA